The Clostridium sp. AWRP genome has a window encoding:
- a CDS encoding sulfite exporter TauE/SafE family protein, with protein sequence MNNIILFIVIGCIAGILSGLFGIGGGIIIVPALIYLCGFTQLKAQGTSLAILLPPVGILAFIDYYKEGHVDVKAGILICIFLVIGSVLGAKMSHVIPVDIMRKLFGILMVLIAVKFIFGK encoded by the coding sequence GTGAATAATATTATTTTATTTATTGTTATTGGATGTATAGCAGGTATTTTGAGTGGATTATTTGGTATAGGTGGTGGAATCATAATAGTACCTGCATTAATTTATCTATGTGGATTCACTCAGTTAAAAGCCCAGGGCACATCTCTTGCAATTTTGTTACCACCGGTAGGTATACTTGCATTTATAGACTATTACAAAGAAGGTCATGTCGATGTTAAAGCAGGAATATTAATATGTATATTTTTAGTTATAGGTTCAGTTTTAGGCGCTAAAATGTCTCATGTTATACCAGTAGATATTATGAGAAAATTATTTGGCATTTTAATGGTGCTAATAGCTGTTAAATTCATTTTCGGTAAATAA
- a CDS encoding GntR family transcriptional regulator, translated as MILETGKKLTSKRLYQILKEEIIKLHLKPGLSISEKGISEKFDVSRTPVREAFLLLSQEGLLDVYPQKGTFVSLIDLDAVEEARFLREHVERAVVKLACNEFPEEKMFFLEMNLKVEKMCMDKNDYTGFFQADEEFHRTIFEGCNKKRTWDTICQVEADFQRIRVLSLSLKLKIDNVYSQHLVITDAIRDKKPDIADKVMREHLTMVNFDSVKLKEKYQEYFK; from the coding sequence ATGATTCTTGAGACAGGAAAAAAGTTAACAAGTAAAAGGTTATATCAAATTTTAAAAGAAGAGATTATAAAATTGCATTTAAAGCCAGGACTTAGTATTTCTGAGAAAGGTATTTCAGAAAAGTTTGATGTAAGTAGAACTCCGGTTAGGGAAGCGTTTTTACTTTTATCTCAAGAAGGACTATTGGATGTATATCCACAAAAAGGAACTTTTGTGTCACTTATTGATTTGGATGCTGTAGAAGAAGCAAGATTTTTGCGTGAGCATGTCGAGAGAGCAGTAGTTAAACTTGCATGTAATGAGTTTCCAGAAGAAAAAATGTTTTTCCTTGAAATGAATTTGAAAGTTGAAAAAATGTGTATGGATAAAAACGACTACACAGGTTTTTTTCAAGCAGATGAGGAATTTCATAGGACAATTTTTGAAGGATGCAATAAAAAAAGAACCTGGGATACAATTTGTCAAGTTGAAGCAGATTTTCAACGTATCCGTGTATTATCATTGTCTTTGAAGTTAAAAATAGATAATGTATATTCACAACATCTGGTAATTACAGATGCAATAAGAGATAAAAAGCCAGATATAGCTGATAAAGTTATGAGAGAGCACCTGACTATGGTTAATTTTGATTCGGTTAAATTAAAAGAGAAGTATCAGGAATATTTTAAATAA
- the uxuA gene encoding mannonate dehydratase, whose product MKMTFRWFGENDDSVTLDQIRQIPAVKGVVGFLPDIPAGEVWPMERILEYKKNIEAHGLELEVIESVNVHEDIKLGLPTRDKYIENYKETIKNLGQSGIKVICYNFMPVFDWLRTDLAYKLPDGSYAMFYDDDKLKGIDPIDLVKSTEENSNGFTLPGWESDRLKELKNVLKLYENIDEEKLFENYKYFLKAIIPTCEKYDVKMAVHPDDPAWNVFELPRIVHSKENLERIVKMVDSPYNGITLCSGALGSSTKNNIPELIRYFGAMGRIHFAHVRNIKILSEKHFHEVSHLSSDGSFDMFEIMKAYHDIGFEGYIRPDHGRMIWNEKARPGYGLYDRALGVTYLNGLWEAINKMSK is encoded by the coding sequence ATGAAGATGACATTTAGGTGGTTTGGCGAAAATGATGATAGTGTTACACTTGATCAAATACGTCAAATACCAGCAGTTAAAGGAGTTGTAGGATTTTTACCTGATATTCCAGCTGGAGAGGTATGGCCTATGGAGCGAATACTTGAATATAAGAAAAACATAGAAGCTCATGGTTTGGAACTTGAAGTTATAGAAAGTGTAAATGTTCATGAAGATATAAAGCTTGGATTACCAACTAGGGACAAGTACATAGAAAACTATAAAGAAACAATAAAGAATTTAGGACAATCAGGTATAAAAGTAATATGTTACAATTTTATGCCAGTATTTGATTGGCTTAGAACAGATCTTGCATATAAACTTCCGGATGGATCTTATGCAATGTTTTATGATGATGATAAGTTAAAGGGAATAGATCCAATTGATCTTGTCAAAAGTACTGAAGAAAATTCAAATGGGTTTACACTTCCAGGCTGGGAATCAGACAGACTTAAAGAATTAAAAAATGTATTGAAGCTGTATGAAAATATAGATGAGGAAAAGTTATTTGAAAACTATAAATATTTTCTTAAAGCAATAATACCAACATGTGAAAAGTATGATGTAAAAATGGCAGTACATCCAGATGATCCTGCATGGAATGTATTTGAACTTCCTAGAATAGTACATTCAAAAGAAAATTTAGAGAGAATAGTAAAAATGGTGGATAGTCCTTATAATGGTATAACTTTATGCAGTGGAGCATTAGGATCAAGCACTAAAAATAATATACCTGAACTCATAAGATATTTTGGAGCTATGGGAAGAATACATTTTGCCCATGTTAGAAATATAAAAATACTATCTGAAAAACATTTCCATGAAGTATCACATTTATCAAGTGATGGCTCATTTGATATGTTTGAAATAATGAAAGCATATCATGATATAGGATTTGAAGGTTATATTAGGCCTGACCATGGAAGAATGATATGGAATGAAAAGGCAAGACCTGGATATGGATTATATGACAGGGCTCTTGGGGTAACTTATTTAAATGGATTGTGGGAAGCAATCAATAAAATGAGTAAATAG
- a CDS encoding zinc-binding alcohol dehydrogenase family protein yields MKISRVYGKDDLRVEEVEIPKIAKSDQVLIKTKRVGICGSDVHLYHGENPLATLPRVMGHEVVGEVVEIGSDVKNLNVGDHVVIEPINYCGKCYACRHGMPNVCKDLSVFGVHEDGGMREYFTIPEKQCHVISKDLDWDTAVLAEPYTIGANSTARGNVGVGDTVLVQGAGPIGICILKLAKIKGATVMITDVVDDKLKFAKENGADRVVNVAKEDIKEAVKDWTNGEGVNKVIDAVGSPKTFELGFNLASPAGTIVVLGFSEKASQIPQLPITKNQLTVVGTRLQAYQFANVIRLMESGMLKNDGLITHKFKFDEIEKAFDFIDEHSEEVKKMILTFDE; encoded by the coding sequence ATGAAAATTTCAAGAGTTTATGGAAAAGATGATCTTAGAGTTGAAGAGGTAGAGATACCTAAAATTGCAAAATCAGATCAAGTTTTAATAAAAACAAAAAGAGTTGGCATTTGTGGATCTGATGTTCACTTGTATCATGGTGAAAATCCATTGGCTACACTACCAAGAGTTATGGGACATGAAGTTGTTGGTGAAGTTGTTGAAATAGGTAGTGATGTAAAAAATCTTAATGTTGGTGATCATGTTGTAATTGAACCAATTAACTATTGTGGAAAATGTTATGCATGTCGTCATGGTATGCCTAATGTATGTAAAGATTTATCTGTATTTGGTGTTCATGAAGATGGCGGTATGAGAGAATACTTTACAATACCTGAAAAACAATGTCATGTAATAAGTAAAGATTTAGATTGGGATACGGCAGTATTAGCTGAACCATATACAATTGGTGCTAATTCTACAGCGCGTGGTAATGTTGGTGTTGGAGATACTGTACTTGTTCAAGGTGCTGGACCTATAGGTATATGTATCCTTAAATTAGCCAAGATCAAAGGTGCTACAGTAATGATAACAGATGTTGTTGATGATAAGTTGAAATTTGCTAAAGAAAATGGTGCAGATAGAGTTGTCAATGTTGCAAAGGAAGATATTAAGGAGGCAGTTAAAGATTGGACAAATGGAGAAGGCGTAAATAAGGTTATTGATGCAGTTGGATCTCCAAAGACATTTGAACTTGGATTTAATTTGGCATCACCAGCAGGTACTATTGTTGTTTTAGGCTTTTCTGAAAAAGCATCACAAATTCCACAATTACCTATTACAAAAAATCAATTAACTGTTGTAGGTACTAGATTACAAGCATATCAATTTGCTAATGTCATTCGTCTAATGGAATCTGGAATGTTGAAAAATGATGGATTAATTACACATAAATTTAAGTTTGATGAAATTGAAAAAGCTTTTGATTTTATTGACGAACACTCTGAAGAGGTTAAAAAAATGATTCTTACCTTTGATGAGTAG
- a CDS encoding LacI family DNA-binding transcriptional regulator, with the protein MIILNDTIILVNRFLKEEVIYIKPEKKIVIDDVAKKVGVSKSTVSRYLNGKFEYMSQKTRKNIERVIDELDYKPNSMARSLKLKKSMLIQIIIADLTNPFSSLLIKGVDDECRKYGYKVIIANTDNDKDKEREYLLSLTSQSVDGLIINGTGYNGKLLKDILDQGIPVVTMDRIIDDKVFDSVTSNNYDMTFKTINYLIDSGFKNIALFTQHVDKISVRIEREKAFLDACNNRLNSSNFNVYTIDRHDTGSVELSLFDFLNNYKGSKAIFAVNGVVLLNVLQCINKFNLKIPENIGICGYDNWGWASLISPGITTISQPSYDIGMRSAKILLDKINQDKGEKNICIYLRSKLEIRGSTVLK; encoded by the coding sequence GTGATAATTTTAAATGATACTATAATATTAGTAAACCGGTTTCTAAAAGAAGAGGTGATATACATAAAGCCTGAGAAAAAAATTGTAATTGATGATGTGGCTAAAAAAGTAGGAGTGTCTAAATCAACAGTATCCAGATATTTAAACGGAAAATTTGAATATATGTCACAAAAGACTAGAAAAAATATCGAAAGGGTAATAGATGAATTAGATTATAAACCGAATAGTATGGCCAGAAGTTTAAAACTTAAAAAGAGTATGCTTATACAAATTATAATTGCAGATTTGACCAATCCATTTTCTTCTTTGTTAATAAAAGGTGTAGATGATGAATGTCGAAAGTATGGATATAAGGTTATAATAGCCAATACGGATAATGATAAAGATAAGGAAAGAGAATATCTTCTTTCTCTTACATCCCAGAGTGTAGATGGATTGATAATAAACGGTACTGGATATAATGGAAAATTACTAAAAGATATATTGGATCAAGGTATTCCAGTTGTAACTATGGACAGAATTATAGATGATAAGGTATTTGATTCTGTTACAAGTAATAACTATGATATGACATTTAAAACTATAAATTATTTAATTGATTCTGGGTTTAAAAATATAGCATTATTTACTCAGCATGTAGATAAAATAAGTGTGAGGATTGAGAGAGAAAAAGCGTTTTTAGATGCTTGTAATAACAGATTAAATAGTTCCAATTTTAATGTTTATACTATAGATAGACATGATACAGGAAGTGTGGAACTTAGTTTATTTGATTTCTTGAATAATTATAAGGGTAGTAAGGCAATATTTGCTGTTAATGGAGTAGTGCTTTTAAATGTACTGCAGTGTATAAATAAATTTAATTTAAAAATACCTGAGAATATAGGAATTTGCGGGTATGATAATTGGGGATGGGCATCTTTGATATCACCTGGAATTACTACTATATCACAACCATCCTATGACATTGGAATGAGATCGGCAAAAATACTTTTAGATAAAATAAATCAGGACAAAGGTGAGAAAAATATATGTATTTATTTAAGATCTAAACTTGAAATAAGAGGGTCTACTGTACTTAAATAA
- a CDS encoding mannitol dehydrogenase family protein yields the protein MDLNKEGIKKKDDWNKVDIKLPEFDYDEMCKKTIENPKWVHFGSGNIFRGFIAALQQKLLNLKKADTGIVAVETYDYEIIDKIYTPYDNLSLQVIMNPDGKLSNTVIASIGESIAADGKREENWKRLNEMFSNPSLQMISFTITEKGYKLKNLNGSFTDEVAEDIKNGPFKPSNVMSKVTSLLYTRFKSGELPIAVVSMDNCSHNGEKLYNSINTIANEWTKNKLVEKEFIDYINNEEKVTFPWSMIDKITPRPSDKVKKLLNSIGLNNIEPIITSKNTYIAPFVNTEGPQYLVIEDSFPNGRMPLEDAGVYFTNRETVEKVERMKVCTCLNPLHTSMAVFGCLLGYTLIADEMKDDCITKLIKKIGYDEGMPVVTNPGVIAPEDFIGEVIKIRLPNPYIPDTPQRIATDTSQKVGIRFGETIKEYVKRDDLDPKSLKYIPLVIAGWCRYMLGIDDKGEKFEISSDPLLETLKKYLSGVKLGGKYVDGTLKPILSNEDIFGSDLYKVGLGEKVENYFAEMITGDGAVRNTLRKYLNC from the coding sequence GTGGATTTAAATAAGGAAGGTATAAAGAAAAAAGATGACTGGAATAAAGTAGACATAAAATTACCTGAGTTTGATTATGATGAAATGTGCAAAAAAACTATAGAAAATCCAAAATGGGTTCATTTTGGATCAGGCAATATTTTTAGGGGATTTATAGCTGCACTTCAGCAAAAACTTTTAAATTTAAAAAAGGCTGATACTGGAATTGTTGCAGTGGAAACTTATGATTATGAAATCATAGATAAAATATATACACCTTATGACAATTTGAGTCTTCAAGTAATTATGAATCCAGATGGAAAGCTAAGTAATACTGTAATTGCAAGTATTGGAGAAAGTATTGCTGCAGATGGCAAAAGAGAAGAAAATTGGAAAAGGCTTAATGAAATGTTCTCAAATCCTTCACTCCAAATGATAAGCTTTACTATAACTGAGAAGGGATATAAATTAAAAAATTTAAATGGAAGCTTTACAGATGAAGTAGCTGAAGATATAAAAAATGGACCATTTAAACCTAGTAATGTAATGTCTAAAGTTACATCACTTTTATATACAAGATTTAAATCAGGAGAGCTTCCAATTGCAGTAGTTAGTATGGATAACTGCTCCCATAATGGAGAAAAATTATATAACTCCATTAATACAATTGCAAATGAATGGACTAAGAATAAATTAGTTGAGAAGGAATTCATTGATTATATAAATAATGAAGAAAAAGTTACATTTCCTTGGAGTATGATAGATAAAATTACACCAAGACCTTCTGACAAAGTTAAAAAACTACTTAATTCAATTGGGCTAAATAACATTGAGCCTATTATAACAAGCAAAAATACTTATATAGCACCGTTTGTAAATACCGAAGGACCGCAGTATCTTGTCATTGAAGACAGTTTCCCAAATGGACGTATGCCTCTTGAAGATGCAGGAGTGTATTTTACAAATAGAGAAACAGTAGAAAAAGTTGAGAGGATGAAAGTATGTACCTGTCTTAATCCGCTTCATACATCTATGGCTGTATTTGGATGTTTGCTTGGATATACTTTGATTGCAGATGAAATGAAAGATGATTGCATTACAAAACTTATAAAGAAAATAGGATATGATGAAGGAATGCCTGTTGTTACAAATCCTGGAGTAATTGCCCCTGAAGATTTCATAGGAGAAGTTATCAAAATAAGACTACCAAATCCATATATACCAGATACTCCACAGAGAATTGCAACTGATACATCACAAAAAGTTGGAATAAGATTTGGAGAGACAATTAAGGAATATGTAAAAAGAGATGATTTAGATCCAAAATCTTTAAAATATATACCTCTTGTTATTGCAGGATGGTGCAGATATATGCTTGGAATAGATGATAAAGGTGAAAAATTTGAAATTAGTTCAGATCCACTTTTAGAAACACTGAAAAAATATTTGTCAGGTGTAAAACTTGGAGGAAAGTATGTAGATGGAACCTTGAAACCAATACTTTCAAATGAAGATATATTTGGTTCAGATCTTTATAAAGTTGGACTTGGAGAAAAAGTTGAAAATTATTTTGCTGAGATGATTACAGGAGATGGTGCAGTTAGAAACACACTTAGAAAATATTTAAATTGCTAA
- a CDS encoding DsrE/DsrF/DrsH-like family protein: MKKVVIVGGVAGGASAAARLRRLDENAEIILFEKGEYISFANCGLPYYIGETIKERERLLVQTPEAMKASFNIDVRVNSEVITVDTKSKKVKVSSRDKGEYEESYDYLILSPGATPVKPPIPGIQSDKIFTLRNVPDTDGIKAYVDNENIKNAVVIGGGFIGVEMAENLKERGLNVALVEGAPHILAPFDSEMVTFAEKELEDNGVGIVLNDGVKEFKEDGTGVNVILNSGKTLYSDIVILAIGVKPDTAFLKESGIEFGPKGHIIVNDKMETKVKGVYAVGDAIEVVDFINRSKTAIALAGPANKQGRIAADNVCGLNSVYKGTMGTSIIKVFGLTGSSTGNNERTLKAKNIPYRAIYLHPNSSAGYYPGSVPMTIKLIFNKVGNILGAQAFGYAGVDKRIDDIAVTMRLGGTVYDLTELELAYAPPYSSAKDPVNMAGFIAENVLSGKDEIILPENIDNRDKDKTQLVDVRTELECSNGSIEGSINIPSEDIRARMNELDKNKEILVYCQVGLRGYIAARILRANGFKAKNLTGGYKTYTMSKFKPRDVVMSNSGKGGSMDLRGKKSNVSLESNLNEYKEADEAYKKGGFDKNLDACGICCPGPLMRVNSNIQDMKEGEVLKVMASDQGFYEDIKSWCERTNNELLDRKKDKGNIIAFIRKGNKKQAAQNSESVNNGTIAQKDNKTLVVFSGDLDKALASFIIANGAAAMGKKVTMFFTFWGLNILRKHEKVSVSKGFMDKMFGFMMPRGAKRLKLSKMNMLGMGTKMMKMVMRNKNVSSLDELIKAAIDSGIEIVACQMSMDVMGLKQEELIDGVKVGGVGYYLGEAEDSNVNLFI, encoded by the coding sequence ATGAAAAAAGTAGTGATAGTTGGTGGAGTAGCTGGAGGAGCATCAGCTGCTGCTAGACTTAGAAGACTTGATGAAAATGCAGAAATAATATTATTTGAAAAAGGCGAATATATATCTTTTGCAAATTGTGGATTACCTTATTATATTGGAGAAACTATAAAGGAAAGAGAAAGATTATTAGTGCAAACTCCTGAGGCCATGAAGGCAAGTTTTAATATTGATGTTAGAGTAAATAGTGAAGTAATAACAGTAGATACTAAAAGTAAAAAAGTAAAGGTTAGCAGTAGAGACAAGGGTGAGTATGAAGAAAGCTATGATTATTTAATTTTATCACCAGGAGCAACTCCAGTTAAGCCTCCTATTCCTGGAATACAAAGTGATAAGATATTTACATTAAGAAATGTACCTGATACTGATGGAATAAAAGCTTATGTAGATAATGAAAATATAAAGAATGCAGTTGTAATTGGTGGAGGATTCATTGGTGTTGAAATGGCAGAAAACCTTAAAGAGAGAGGTTTAAATGTAGCTTTAGTTGAAGGGGCACCACACATATTAGCACCTTTTGATTCAGAAATGGTAACTTTTGCAGAGAAGGAATTAGAGGACAACGGCGTAGGAATTGTATTAAATGATGGAGTTAAAGAATTTAAAGAAGATGGAACAGGAGTAAATGTAATTCTAAACAGTGGAAAAACTTTGTATTCAGATATAGTTATACTTGCAATAGGTGTAAAACCGGATACAGCATTTTTAAAAGAGTCAGGAATAGAGTTCGGACCTAAAGGTCATATAATAGTAAACGATAAAATGGAAACTAAGGTGAAAGGTGTATATGCAGTAGGAGATGCTATTGAAGTAGTTGATTTTATAAATAGAAGTAAAACTGCCATTGCACTTGCTGGACCAGCAAATAAGCAAGGAAGAATTGCAGCAGATAATGTATGTGGTTTAAATTCAGTTTATAAAGGAACTATGGGAACATCAATTATTAAAGTATTTGGATTGACAGGTTCAAGCACAGGAAATAATGAGAGGACATTAAAAGCAAAGAACATACCATATAGGGCTATATACCTTCATCCCAATTCAAGTGCTGGCTACTATCCAGGTTCAGTGCCAATGACAATAAAGCTTATTTTTAATAAGGTCGGAAATATACTAGGAGCTCAAGCTTTTGGATATGCTGGAGTAGATAAGAGAATAGATGATATAGCCGTTACAATGAGGCTTGGTGGAACGGTTTACGATTTAACAGAATTGGAACTTGCATATGCACCGCCTTATTCTTCAGCTAAGGATCCTGTAAATATGGCTGGATTTATAGCGGAAAACGTTTTAAGCGGCAAAGATGAAATAATACTTCCAGAGAATATAGATAACAGAGATAAGGATAAAACACAGCTTGTTGATGTGAGGACTGAATTAGAATGCAGCAACGGCAGCATAGAAGGATCTATAAATATACCTTCAGAAGATATAAGAGCTAGAATGAATGAACTGGATAAAAACAAAGAAATATTAGTTTATTGTCAAGTAGGACTTAGGGGGTATATAGCTGCAAGAATTTTAAGGGCTAATGGATTTAAAGCCAAAAATCTAACAGGTGGATATAAAACCTATACTATGAGTAAGTTCAAACCAAGAGATGTTGTAATGAGTAATAGTGGTAAAGGCGGTTCTATGGATTTAAGAGGAAAAAAATCTAATGTAAGTTTGGAAAGTAATTTAAATGAATATAAAGAAGCTGATGAAGCCTATAAAAAAGGAGGCTTTGACAAAAACCTTGATGCTTGTGGAATATGCTGTCCAGGACCTTTAATGCGTGTTAATAGTAATATACAGGATATGAAAGAAGGAGAAGTATTAAAGGTAATGGCATCAGATCAGGGATTTTATGAGGATATAAAATCTTGGTGTGAAAGAACTAATAATGAACTTCTTGACAGGAAAAAAGATAAAGGTAATATAATAGCTTTTATAAGAAAAGGCAATAAAAAACAAGCAGCTCAAAATAGTGAATCAGTAAATAATGGCACCATTGCACAGAAAGACAATAAAACATTAGTTGTGTTTAGTGGAGATTTGGATAAAGCGTTAGCATCCTTTATAATAGCTAATGGAGCAGCTGCTATGGGTAAAAAAGTTACAATGTTTTTTACCTTCTGGGGACTTAATATTTTAAGAAAGCATGAAAAAGTTAGTGTTTCAAAGGGATTTATGGATAAGATGTTTGGCTTTATGATGCCTAGAGGAGCTAAAAGATTAAAACTTTCTAAAATGAATATGCTTGGTATGGGTACAAAAATGATGAAAATGGTAATGAGAAATAAAAATGTTTCTTCACTGGATGAGCTAATTAAAGCAGCTATTGACAGTGGAATAGAAATAGTTGCATGTCAGATGAGTATGGATGTAATGGGACTTAAACAAGAAGAACTAATAGATGGAGTTAAAGTAGGTGGTGTAGGATACTATCTAGGAGAAGCAGAGGATTCTAACGTTAATCTATTTATCTGA
- a CDS encoding MFS transporter, with protein MQKSDNNTYQIETKELVKVAASGWLGTAMEFMDFQLYSLAAAIVFNKIFFPNASPAMGLIMSMGTYGAGYVARLVGAYIFGRIGDKMGRRTVLFVTITLMGLASTLIGFLPTYAKVGILAPIGLVVLRIFQGLGAGAEISGAGVMVAEFSKVKNRGLIGSLVCLGTSSGTLLANLIWTIILTNISANDLLTWGWRIPFFASFIVMIAAILIRIFVKESPVMAEKKKLLLKEREEIEKNSKPVIVKRKGKKSFVVALGLRFGQAGNSGVLQTYLAGFVVTVLLMQKTVATNANIISSLISFITIPVVGYLGDKFGRRKVYMTLSLAMAVYAIPMMMMINSKNVVLLTIGLVIGLNIGCQGMFALENVTLSELFGSKNRVTLVSLAKEVAGLIATGFGPLIAASWVSAVSGSWVPVAVMLIVFSLSTFFSSYVSEDVTGRDLNDLDDAM; from the coding sequence ATGCAGAAAAGTGATAATAATACTTATCAAATCGAAACAAAAGAATTAGTTAAAGTTGCTGCAAGTGGCTGGCTTGGAACTGCAATGGAATTTATGGATTTTCAGTTATATTCTCTTGCAGCAGCTATTGTTTTTAATAAAATATTTTTTCCAAATGCAAGTCCTGCCATGGGTTTAATAATGTCCATGGGAACATATGGAGCTGGATATGTTGCTAGGTTAGTTGGAGCATATATCTTTGGAAGAATTGGTGATAAAATGGGACGTAGAACAGTTCTTTTTGTTACTATAACTCTTATGGGACTTGCATCCACACTTATAGGTTTTTTGCCTACTTATGCAAAAGTTGGCATATTAGCTCCAATAGGATTAGTTGTACTACGAATTTTTCAGGGTTTAGGTGCTGGAGCAGAAATAAGTGGTGCTGGTGTTATGGTTGCTGAGTTTTCAAAGGTGAAAAATAGAGGTTTGATTGGTAGTTTAGTTTGTTTAGGAACTTCATCTGGTACATTATTAGCGAATTTAATTTGGACTATCATTCTAACAAATATTAGTGCAAACGATTTACTTACATGGGGATGGAGAATTCCATTTTTCGCCTCCTTTATTGTCATGATTGCAGCAATTTTAATTAGAATTTTTGTTAAAGAAAGTCCAGTTATGGCAGAGAAGAAAAAGTTGCTTTTAAAAGAAAGAGAAGAAATAGAAAAAAATAGTAAACCAGTTATAGTTAAGAGAAAAGGAAAAAAGAGTTTTGTAGTTGCTTTGGGATTACGTTTTGGACAAGCCGGCAATAGTGGTGTTCTACAAACATATCTAGCTGGTTTTGTTGTTACTGTTCTTTTGATGCAAAAAACTGTTGCAACAAATGCCAATATTATTTCATCTTTAATATCTTTTATAACTATTCCTGTGGTCGGATATCTTGGTGACAAATTTGGAAGAAGAAAAGTATATATGACGTTATCACTTGCCATGGCAGTTTATGCAATTCCAATGATGATGATGATTAATTCAAAAAATGTTGTTTTACTAACTATTGGACTAGTAATTGGTTTAAATATTGGTTGTCAAGGAATGTTTGCTTTAGAAAATGTAACGTTAAGTGAATTATTTGGATCAAAAAATAGAGTTACTCTGGTTTCTCTTGCTAAAGAAGTAGCAGGTCTTATAGCTACTGGTTTTGGACCTTTAATTGCAGCTAGTTGGGTATCAGCAGTTTCAGGCAGTTGGGTTCCAGTTGCTGTAATGCTTATTGTTTTTTCTTTAAGTACATTCTTTAGTTCTTATGTTTCTGAAGATGTCACTGGAAGAGATTTAAATGATTTAGATGATGCAATGTAA
- a CDS encoding sugar kinase — MSEFLTIGEPLILFAATGESEIDKELKDVKFYEKFLAGAEVNVCVGLSRLGHSTQYITKIGQDPFGYFIKESLKKEKIGTDFIGETDEYFTGHQLKSKVSYGDPKIFYFRKNSAASHFSVEDLKKLDVNGLKHIHLTGIFPALSKNCRESIYKLLEIARENNVTITFDPNLRLPLWKDKEEMKRVINDIAFKSDIVLPGISEGLILTGSDNPDDIADFYLDKGVKIVIIKLGSKGAYVKSKDDSFIVKGFKVGKVVDTVGAGDGFAVGLISGLLEGLDIKESVQRGNAIGALAVMSAGDNDGYPDKIHLDEFISKNN; from the coding sequence ATGAGTGAATTTTTAACTATTGGAGAGCCATTGATATTGTTTGCTGCCACTGGAGAAAGTGAAATTGATAAAGAACTAAAAGATGTGAAATTTTATGAAAAGTTTTTAGCGGGAGCAGAAGTTAATGTATGTGTTGGACTCTCGAGACTAGGACATTCTACACAATATATTACTAAAATAGGACAAGATCCTTTTGGATATTTTATAAAAGAAAGCTTAAAAAAAGAAAAAATAGGAACAGATTTTATAGGGGAAACTGATGAATATTTTACGGGACACCAATTGAAATCAAAAGTTAGTTATGGGGATCCAAAGATATTTTATTTTAGAAAGAATTCTGCAGCATCTCATTTTTCAGTAGAGGATTTGAAAAAACTTGATGTAAATGGACTAAAGCATATTCATTTAACGGGTATATTCCCAGCACTGTCTAAAAATTGCAGGGAGTCTATTTATAAATTATTAGAAATTGCTAGGGAAAATAATGTTACAATTACATTTGATCCTAATTTAAGATTACCTCTATGGAAAGATAAAGAAGAAATGAAACGTGTAATAAATGATATAGCATTTAAGAGTGATATTGTGCTTCCAGGAATAAGTGAGGGATTAATATTGACAGGAAGTGATAATCCAGACGATATTGCAGATTTTTATTTAGATAAGGGAGTTAAAATTGTTATTATAAAACTTGGCAGTAAAGGTGCTTATGTAAAGTCTAAAGATGATTCCTTTATAGTAAAGGGCTTTAAGGTAGGAAAAGTTGTAGACACAGTAGGGGCAGGAGATGGATTTGCAGTTGGACTCATAAGTGGATTGTTGGAAGGTTTAGATATTAAAGAGTCAGTGCAAAGAGGAAATGCTATAGGAGCACTTGCTGTAATGTCTGCAGGTGATAATGATGGTTATCCAGATAAAATTCATCTTGATGAATTTATAAGTAAAAATAATTAG